The DNA region TTTGTAACtgcttaacaattttttgacaGCAAAATCATACTGaatgaagaataaaaatagtgGATTGTGCTCATATAAGACTGCACAATTTGacataattacattattttgttcaatttagaAGTATCAGGAAGGAGgggtaatttataaaaaatatcattgaaaaggaaaaataaagattCCAAAAAACAAGGTTTCATATTCAACTGTTACACTATTTTCCggtttaaatattagttaacaaatttttttttttttgtttattaatttttacaatttaaaagacaCTGCTTTCCATTTTAACATCAATATAACCATTTTAAGGTAATtatcaatcaaaaataaacataggTATCGCATTGCTACGAAACagatattctaaataaataaaaattttattgtttcagatTTTAAAGCGTTTGCCAAACGTAAAATAAGAGCGAATTACGTTAAAAATAGTCTTGGCCgtgtattcaatatttatctcccacaaaatacaacaaaaattttaaagtggggaaaaccttaaaatttcatttgttaaaCAATCAAGACAAGTAGCAACGGGTAAAGATGCGCGATTGTTCGGTggaaaagctttaaaattttcagtggATTATTGCCAAAACGTGACCCTCTAACcagtcatatttttaatatttcaagtagtCGTACGCTTACAACAAGTcggttaattgaaatttaagttttttttggcTGAAAATACGTtctgtttagatttttattttgtgctgTCAAAATGAACcgcaaaaataaatcaaaggtAAGtaagtgtttaattaattgctcAAGTAATTATCgcattaataatgtaatgttgatattttatttgcatattatattaacatagcaataaaaatttgtaaatttataattattttaaatgaaattttaataataatatataaaatttattatgcaatacaaaaaaaatttattcgttttaatagaaaataagtgatttttatttattacattatattaaatttaattatttattttatttttaaacctaaTCTATcgtaacaatataattttgtatacaaatacaaatgtatatataaagcATGAAATAATTCTACTatctatattttgtaattccttctatttaataaatttctttttactattcaaagttttttaatttttattaagtcttGATTGACTGATTTTTATCAGCTTAATACTTAATACTTCGATATTGTCTCTATATAGTATGTCAttgatattgaattgaatcgaatattgaaaaactattcatactttatatttatcaaaagcaccggtttaaaacatttggtgtattatttttaatgaaattgattcttattattttttataaacctactttaaacactaaaaataaataaataataaccaaataaataataacaccaGAATtactagatttttttataaacacatatttaattaccttaacaaatattaacatcATTCGCGTgatttcagttaaaaaaattttaaaacaaatatattctatatattatacttttcgaactatttattttttattaacactgttattaatactttaagaAGTATATAAGTAGGTAACtttccatatttatttaattttttaaaaatatacacatataaataaattgatagaattttattttttataacattatataacatatcatatatcatatatttaataaatattagtatattttgcAGTTTAAATGGTTTGTCtgtaacaatattgaaaatatacactaattaatcttttttatataaactaaacGACAAAACtagaaattattcataaataacacaaattagtataattttattatttcacgtCTATTGTTGAAAGAATGTTTGTTATTTTGCCTTACTCACATGAttctttttctataaatatttttttatattaaatttatacatattatatatttttaaacaattccaattttttaaaaaatctaaatgtcttactaaaaatatgatatgatatctagtttaatataatgttttctgctattgaaaatatgaattgtttattaacataaacaacataatattattctttagtATTTTATGCAGCTAAAGCAGCCAAATGCTTTAGCAATTcacttcaataatttaaaaaaattcagtacatTTGgagcaaatttaataaagctgatttttatttttttatcaaccacacacttaaacattatttattactagcACGAGGAAttgctttttttttaattttgattatttcaattttccacAGTCTAATGCTAAATTGTCAattcaacaataattaaaattatatatcaagaaatataagaaaataacaaaattcctgactatttaaaatttctatcagtatcacaaattaatttatttttaccgaTAACGTTACGTATGCGTTGATCTAAGCAAATCCaatcgaatttattttattggccatttatacatatacatatacatataatgacattaaaacaataattaaactgtttaaatttcacTTGTGTATCActggtaattatttttagttccgTTCCGGTAATTAaagtacaaacaaaataatttaaagaagcgTTTGTAATACTTGAACATATGTATATCTATCAGAAgcttatctaaatatttagaacattTGCCGAATTTTTAGTTgtgtagtttttattattaaaatattttacagtttacaTGAAAGATTTGTGGTTCACAATTCGACACCttccttaaaaataatcttttgaATAACAATAACTTCCTCAGAGATGATTCATTCATCTTGTACcaccttataaaataaatttattcatatatttgttCGAAACTTtgatgatttattataaattttaccctcaatgatatattttaaataatttgatttatttgattttttatttttggtttcgattaattattcaaattttgtaaatattgccttcattcattttattttcagaaaatttaaaatatatatatattattagtatattttgaaaaattgatatttctcaattacaaaaagtaaattaaacattaaatatgtatggTAACActaacaatttgaaatattccGGAATATTGGCAATACTTTTCTTTGATGTTTCTTGTAATAAAAGATATAGCTATTAACACGTTCCCAATAACAAAATACAGGaacaaaaaagtataatttacaacaataaaataaatgtttcctgtaataaaaaatatttaactactcTTAACACTTTTGCAATAAAGAAATACAAAAAGGAGAAAACATAATATAtcacagtaaattaaatatgttgccttaatttgtatattaaataacattttgcagactgttaacaaattaataatttttttagaaatcaaAGTCAAGTAGAAGCCGTTCGCAATCTTTGTTCGCCGAAATTGGCGATGAAAATGATGAAAGTTCCGGCGAACaaatgtatcaaataaaaacatcaaaaattatgGGACGGTGAGTAAATATGTGTTTGTGTGAACTTAGGCAGTGAAATGCGCGacaacaatttcttttttgcAAGTATAAAAATAGGCGATTGCATTTGATACAATAAAATCACGTTTCTCAtgaaatatatgtatgtacagGTTTTGGAATTCAtccaaaactattattaaattttttgtcattgagcttttataataatctaaaaatgaaataataacaaaactatttttaacatgGTGTATCCAGCCCAGATTGATCTCTTGATACACATAATTGATGCTGTCAAAATACCTATAAACACATACtagaacaaatatttacaatcgAATAATCTTATGagtttaatcataaaaatgttaataaacattatgacTTAGCTTCTTATACAGTTCAGTGGCAATGGCAAGGATGCTTTCAACATTAACAGCTTATTGACAATTCTGggtctatttttataattttttttaatatttgcatataaaatGCATCATACTTCACTCAAGAGTGCCTAACACACCTAACGTCAACTACACGCGTATGTATATATAGACTACGAAATTTCTCAaagaacacattttaaattttgaaaaaatgtggtaaattttgttttggcggttttgaaaatataatcttATGAATCAATTCTTCCTTTAAGCAcaggtaaataatttcattcataaagtgtataatttatttaaataatttttatattatatgctCAATGACAAATGAGTCGCATGTTATGATAAAACATATATGATATATCAAGGAGTTAaggattaaaatttagtaattttaggtATAGATCTTCTTatgtaaacttattttttactacaattcaaataaattttgttattcgttttttttttttaaattttaaaaaattaaacattttgattgAATCCAATATCGATGTTTAGCAATGTTAACATTGTGCTAAGTGAGTGGCCGAATTATCCACAAATCAGTAATGGCACAAACAGAAATCTAACAACTGTTAAGATGTTGTCAGGGCCGTTTAACAGTGCCCAAAATTGGAAAAGAGTAGGCACCGGACGTCCAAGGGGCACAGATGTAGCTCAAGATGGACGTCTAAGACTTCAGAGTCCGATTTTCGACAACTAGATCTTTGACTGATAAATGCTGCATTATCGGCCATATCTTAAGCTAACTCTGCCCGCTAAGCATCGAAGACAACGAGTACAGTGGTGTAGAGAACgacaacattgaaatttagaatGGCATCCAGTTGTCTTCTTGATGAATCCCGATTCTGCTTGAGTGGACATGAGGGGCGAAAAAATGTCAGACGACGTCGGGGAGAAACACGTCATCGACGTTGAGCGACATGTACACCAAACAATGAGCCTTACAGTATGGGGTGCTACTGCTCATGGAAGTAGGTCACCTTTATTCTTCATTAAAGGCAACATGACAGCGAAACGTTATCTTCATGAAGTAGTGGAGCTATATGTCTTTCTTTACCTTAATCGACCCTGTGAtgcaatatttcagaaatataatGCTCTGTCCCATGTTGCCAGGGttagtttaaacttttttgaagATACCCCAGTGAATCTGATGCCATGGCTAGCCAGATCCACCGACCTTTCATCCATAGAACAAGTTTGGGATATGATGAGTAGAAACTAGAAAATTTACCCCAGCCCCCATGGACTTTGGAGATTGTAAGACAAGTACAGGTAGCTTGGGATACTATATCTTAAGAGAAAATATACCACCTCATTGAATCAATGCCAAGACGTATTGGGTAGTGTTTAGATTACCTCTATAGTCAAACACAttgttaactaaattattcaaaaaaaatctaaaatttttgatattttgtttacaaattttaatcgtttactcCTTTCTATAACATCTACgttttatcaaaacaatattaaatttgaacacccccttcttggtgttgcaatttctttgttactgattacattttttaaaaccttaTTCTCAGTCTCTCATTTATTTccatataaattaagtgagtataacaaaattaagtttttatagttGGCAATTATCTACATGTACGCAATGTAAATGCACTGGTAAACCAGattcaaaaattctttaaaaaaatattaacccaaGATTCTGGTGAGTATATGGTGAACTGcgccttaattttatatgtatatatagagACCAAACAATCAATACAACTGTCTACTCGCAAATTGACCAAGttcatgaaaaatttactCAAAGATGAGCTCCCTTAGTCAATAGAAAAGGCGTTTTGCTTCTTCATGACAGTGCAAGTCTAGGTATCGTAGAAACTCAAAAgaagctttaaaatatttaatgggaAATTATGTCATCCACCATATTATCCAGATATTTGTTCATGtgtccattatttatttttgtcattgtccaattttttacgTAATGTACGTTTTAATTTCGAAGAAGAGATCAAAGCTGAGGATGATCTTTTGTTCAATTCtatgaatcaaaatttttttctcgTGATATGAATTTGCTTGCAGAacgttaacaaaaaaaatgatatttatggaaaaatgttttaaagttaaacgttaaaaacataaattactttttggtATTTAATATGCAAATGAATGATTTATAACGGTAGTTtaccaataaaatagaaacttttttcatttttaggaTAGTTTGGATTACCTGTAcatgaaaaacatattatttttatctcattTGGGCCATCTGATTTAGTAATTGATATTTGTgcttttgaatatataattttaattaaattaagcgtCCAACCATATTCAGTTCGTTGATCGAGAGGAAAAtctagtatataaatttattagcttCTTAACTAAATCTTTGcaaatttcattcattcattgaaaatgatcaaaatacattaaatttaaactttaattgattttaacgaataaaatttattgaaggaaatttaaatagaaaaacaaagaaatgtgtaaataacgtaatatttaaaatatgtcagaataaacttaataaaacataaaaaatatgtcatcGAGACTATGTTCTACTATTGAAACAATGCcgcattacaaattataaacatataattcaaaatgaaagtttatttagtttgtacaatttataacattgttgtacaataataattggaaTTATGATGATCGCTGTAAATTTTGAGTGCAATAATTCaaagctaaaaataaatagatagttcagttacaaatatattttgcacttaaaaataaatgcaaatgTTTAACGAGCAATTATAAAAGAcacatacattaaaaataactttatgcTTTGATGAAAtcgttatataaatttataatatttagtaacaaataacattattttttcagctacatatttataaaacatcatatttatttattttttatattacattcacATATTTAGGTTATTGAATGTGgagttaattactttttatttgaatgttgtaatacttttaaactaattaaaataattttaattatgcataTAATTAGTAGAAAACCAGAACGAAAATTGGCGCCGTGATCGTGccaaaattaaagaacaaaagaaatagaaaAGAAGTTCACTTAACTATTGCAAATGATAAATTGAAACTTGTGcatgcaataaataataataacactacTTTGCCACGATTTGGCTCATGTCATTTAACAGCATGTGTTAAGACATTAGTAGAcatccaatttaaaaaatctcgtATAACTAAAATGATGTAGAGTTAACGCCTTTTTATATACAACCAAATCGATAATTttgtcataataattttaattgaaagaagaaaattatttttaactaattacaaTACGATACAATAATAGTTTGTGATCATCTGTTGTGCAGTCAACTGACTTAAACAacaccaattatatttattaaactaggGATTATTTACATCTATTTGATATAATCCTCTTTTTTTCATATTGCAAATAGGAATCTCGAAAGCTGTtcaaatttgccaaaataaattatcacattgcaattaatgtgttgttagttaaaattacgatatttttgatataggTATATGGTGGCAACAAAAGACATAAAACCAGgacaattaataatcaaagagGAGCCCTTGGTGGTAGGACCATGTACTGCTTGTAAAGTTCAATGTTTGGGATGCTACATCACACTCGAGAACACGATCAATTTTGTCAAGTAAGTCATACACGATTAAAACAACGAAACTAGGCAGTTTCCAAAAACCAAAATGACTGCAATATTCCTATTTCtgatttcaattcaattttcaacGATTCGAATAACAGATGTTCTTGCTAGGAAAACAtcacttattaaaattggcaCAATTCTGAAATGtcgcataataaataatgtttccgAATTGTAAACACGGCCAGATTTAAAAACATGCAGTAACTTATTTGTAaatgcattttatattaaatttacgatgtttttattttaatttttgacagaTGTGCTAATTGTGGCTGGCCTCTCTGCGCAACCACATGTCCTGGATACCATAAGAAACATGGACATACACAATTGGAATGTTCAATACTTAAAGAATGCAAATCGGcgagttttttaaattatgatgatGTTCAGTCGATGAGAGCTCACTTCCAAACAATTGTTCCTCTACGGTAggtgtttgaagttttaatgaatatttacatacTTTCGTATGTTTTgaacttttatatttccaaatgTAAacactagttttgttttaaaatttccagaatatttattaatcgtgTTTTTGTGTTAGGTTGTGTAGTTAGACTAAAACTATtagtttatgtatatatattgcACTTGGTATTTTAATCCAGATGTCTACTTTTGAAAACGACAGACCCCAGCGTTTTTAACTCCATTATGGACATGGAGAGTCATAATGAAATTCGAAAGCACATTCCAGAAGTGTGGAATGGAAATGAAACTTATGTAGTGAATAGGATAATTAAAGACTGGGGTCTTACAGAATTCACTAGCGGGGAAATTCATACAATATGTGGAATTTTAGAGGTATAGTGAACACATCAAAAAGTATTCGAAAGTTGGGTCAAccataaatacatatacagattcaatacaacattttattgtatatttatactgAACTgcggtattttaattttaggtgaACTGTTTCGAAATTGGACAACAAGGAATAAACATTAGAGGTCTATATCCTACAGCTTTTCTAATGTCACATGACTGTGTACCAAATACTAATCACAGTGATGAGGaagtaaattacaaattaactgTTAGAGCTTCTACTCCTATTTTGGAAGGACAACCTATTACTCTGAGCTACGCTTATACCttacaagtaaaataattagcaTTTTACTCCAACGTAAACTAGCTATcttctataattttagaacACGATGAAGAGAAGAGAACATCTTTTGGACAATAAGTTTTTTGAATGTTGCTGTGCTAGATGTTCAGACCCAAAAGAATTAGGAGCGTATACTAGTGCCTTATACTGTCCGAAATGTGAAAGGGGAATTGTATTAGCAGATAATgctttaaatatagaaacaaCATGGAGCTGTACTTCTAAAAATATCGGAAAATGTACTGGATATACTATTTCAGCCAAATCaatgaaacttttaattgaaaggtaaataaataagttacttATTAcactactaaattataaaatcataagAATTTAGATACTCTTTATTAGGGTTACAGAAGAGGTAGACAATATCGACTGCAACGACATTC from Aethina tumida isolate Nest 87 chromosome 1, icAetTumi1.1, whole genome shotgun sequence includes:
- the LOC109608409 gene encoding SET domain-containing protein SmydA-8 → MNRKNKSKKSKSSRSRSQSLFAEIGDENDESSGEQMYQIKTSKIMGRYMVATKDIKPGQLIIKEEPLVVGPCTACKVQCLGCYITLENTINFVKCANCGWPLCATTCPGYHKKHGHTQLECSILKECKSASFLNYDDVQSMRAHFQTIVPLRCLLLKTTDPSVFNSIMDMESHNEIRKHIPEVWNGNETYVVNRIIKDWGLTEFTSGEIHTICGILEVNCFEIGQQGINIRGLYPTAFLMSHDCVPNTNHSDEEVNYKLTVRASTPILEGQPITLSYAYTLQNTMKRREHLLDNKFFECCCARCSDPKELGAYTSALYCPKCERGIVLADNALNIETTWSCTSKNIGKCTGYTISAKSMKLLIERVTEEVDNIDCNDIPGMEAFLDKYRNVLYPTHYINLGVKISLSQLYGKIDNYLIYEMPETLLERKISLCKELMEIFDIIEPGYTRIRGVTLYELHAPLMIILTRQFEKNALSKYELKTRLREVVKCLVEASLILCNEPKSSPEGMMGIAAKQALLQIKDWENIVGKI